A region of Chlamydiota bacterium DNA encodes the following proteins:
- a CDS encoding elongation factor Tu, which produces VECELITPIAMEKGLRFAVREGGRTVGAGRVSEIIK; this is translated from the coding sequence CGGTGGAGTGCGAGCTGATCACGCCGATCGCGATGGAGAAGGGGCTGCGGTTCGCGGTGCGCGAGGGCGGCCGGACGGTGGGCGCGGGAAGGGTCAGCGAGATCATCAAATAA